The Dehalococcoidia bacterium genomic sequence CCGCGCTCACCCAGCGCCTGGCATACGAGGGCCGGCGCGTGCTCGCGCTGCGCCTGGGCGCCGCAGGCGACGACCGCGCCGCCGCCGACGCCCGCTTCTTCGCCACGCTGCCGGACGCCCGCGGCCGCGGCGGCGCACCACTGCCCGCCGACTCCGCCGGCCCCGAGATCGCCCGCCTGGCCGAGGACGGCAGCGCCATCGTCGAGACGCCGGACGGCGCCGAGATCGCCGGGCTGGCGAACGCGCTCACGGCATCCGTGATCGCCGTGCATCGCGGCGCCCCTGCGGAGGACGAGACGCTGCGGCTGCAGAACCTTGCCCTCGCGCTGGGCGCGCGCTTCCTTGGCGTGGTGCTGACGGCGCTGCCGAAGAGCGGCGTCGCGCCCGCCCGCACGGCGCTGGACGAGGCGGCACTGCCCGCCCTGGCCGTGCTGCCGGAAGACCGCCTGCTCTACGCGCCCACGATCGGCGAGATCGCGGACCTCCTGCACGCTCACCTGCTGCTGGGCGAAGCGGCCGAAGACAACGTGATCGAAGAGCTGATGATCGGCCCGGTCTCTGCCGACCCCGGCCAGCCGTACTACACGCGACGCGCCCGCAAGGCGGTGATCGCGCGCAGCGACAAGACCGACTCGCAGCTCGCGGCGATGCAGACGGATACCGACTGCCTGATCCTCACCGGCGGACTCAACCCCAGCCCCTACACGCTTGACCGCGCCTCCAATGAGGAGATCGCGCTCATGGTCGCGCCAGGCGACACGCAGACGACGCTGCGGGCGCTGGAGGACGTCTACGGCCGCTCGCGCTT encodes the following:
- a CDS encoding DRTGG domain-containing protein; its protein translation is MRTLLIASLEPHAGKTGIAAALTQRLAYEGRRVLALRLGAAGDDRAAADARFFATLPDARGRGGAPLPADSAGPEIARLAEDGSAIVETPDGAEIAGLANALTASVIAVHRGAPAEDETLRLQNLALALGARFLGVVLTALPKSGVAPARTALDEAALPALAVLPEDRLLYAPTIGEIADLLHAHLLLGEAAEDNVIEELMIGPVSADPGQPYYTRRARKAVIARSDKTDSQLAAMQTDTDCLILTGGLNPSPYTLDRASNEEIALMVAPGDTQTTLRALEDVYGRSRFVSETKLERMSQLLHDELDFAPIGAALA